The genomic DNA CAAGATAGGCGCAGCCTTCAGGAACCCAAGCATGAAATTTTGCAGCCAGTGCGGTAACCCGGTGACCCAGCGCATTCCCGAGGGCGACTCGCGACTGCGATTTGTCTGTGATAGCTGTCAGACCATTCACTATCAGAACCCCAATATCGTCGCCGGCTGTGTCGCGACCTGGGGCACTAAAGTGCTGCTCTGTCGCCGCGCCATCGAGCCACGCCTCGGCTATTGGACGCTGCCCGCCGGTTTCATGGAGAACGGCGAGACCATCGAACAGGCCGCGACCCGCGAAACCGCCGAGGAAGCCTGCGCCCGGGTGCGCAACCTGAGCATCTATACCCTGATCGATGTGCCGCACATCAGTCAGGTGCATGTGTTCTTCCGCGCCGAACTGGTCGATCTGGATTTTGCCGCCGGCCCCGAGAGCCTGGAAGTACAACTATTCGACGAAGCCGACATCCCGTGGGACGAGCTGGCTTTCCGCACGGTGGGGCGTACCTTAGAATGCTTCTTCGCTGACCGGCGTATCGAGACTTATCCGGTTCGTTCGGAATCGATCCCGCCGTTGGTGCAGCCGGTCATTATTTGATCGGGCGATGGCACCGGCTAGAAGATCAAAAGATCGCAGCCTGCGGTAGCTCATACATAAAACCTGTTTGCGTCACTCCTTGGGGAATCGTTTCAATGCGCTGGTTGCTTGCCCTGTTCTGCCTGTCGTTCGTCACGGTCTCGCAAGCGTCATTCGTGACCACCGTGACGCCGTCGAAAACGCCTCTGATCGAGAAAGTTCTGGTGCTCAAATCCGCCCATCAACTGCAGTTGATCGTCGACGGCAAGCCACTCAAGACCTATCGCATTTCCTTGGGCAAGGGTGCGAAAAAAGGGCCGAAACTGATCGAGGGCGACAAACGCACACCAGAAGGTTTCTATTGGATCGACTGGCGTAAAGTCAGCGAAAAATTCAATCTGGCGATGCACATCTCCTACCCGAACATCAGCGACTCCGCCCGCGCCCGGCGTGAAGGCGTCGAACCTGGGGGGATGATCATGATCCACGGCACCCCCGACACCGAGGACACTCCCGAAGACCTGTTCCACACACTGGACTGGACCGACGGCTGCATCGCCATGCGCAACATGGACATGCGCGAAGTCTGGGGCCTGGTGCCGGATGGCACGATGATCGAGATTCGCCCTTAGTCCCTGACCACTGGTCACCTGCAAAAAATAAATCAAAAGATCGCAGCCTGCGGCAGCGCCTACAGAGGTGATACCACTTCCCACTGTAGGAGCTGCCGAAGGCTACGATCTTTTGCTATTTAACGACCACCCTTAATACCACTTAAGACAACCACCTCAGAAAACCGCCATTTCATTGGGCCAACGACCATTTCCCTACGTTGACATGGTATTCAAGTGGTATTAATTTCCGCACCACAAGCGAGCCACAACAATCCAATACTCGCGCCGGAAATGACCGACATGAATGACTTCAACGTCCTACGCCCAGACGACTCCCAGCCGACGCCGCTGTACCTGCAACTGGCGCGCAACCTGGAAGCAGCGATTCATGCCGGGCAGTGGAAAGCCGAACAGGCGATGCCGTCCGAGCGCAACCTCAGCGAACAGTTGGGCATTTCCCGAGTCACCGCACGCAAAGCACTGGAAGTCCTTCTCGATCAAGGCCTGATCCGTCGCCTGCAAGGTTCCGGCACCTTCATCACGCCACGCCTGGAACAACCCCTCTCACGCCTCTCCGGCTTCAGCGAAATGCTCCGCCTCAAGGGCTTCGTGCCCAGTTCGCAATGGCTGGAGCGGGAAATCACCCTGCCGACTCACGAAGAGCTAATCCGCCTGAGCCTGTCGCCAAACGACAAGGTCGCGCGCATGAAACGCCTGCGCAAAGCCGACGACACGGTAATGGCTATCGAGATGAGCACCCTGCCCGCCTCGATCATGCCCAAGCCGCAAGCGGTGAGCGACTCGCTCTACGAATACCTCGACGGCATCGGCAAACCGATCGTCCGCGCCTTGCAGCACATCCAGGCGATCAACGCCTCGGACGAGTTCGCCGCGCTGGTCGGCATCGCCCCCGGCACCGCCATGCTGCTGATGACCCGGGTCGGCTATCTGGAAGACAACACGCCGATCGAAGTCACCGACACCTATTGCCGCAACGACTACTACGACTTTGTTGCAGAGCTGCGCCGCTAACCGGGCGCAGACGTCAAACAGCGAGAACCGAAATGTCTGAAGACAACATCCTCACCGCTCAGGGCTGGGTTCGCGGCCGGCTGATTCACGAACACGGCAAAGTCGTGTCGATCGAAGGCGTGCCTTGCGATCCGGCAGACAACGATCTGCCGTATCTGCTGCCAGGCTTCATCGACCTGCACGTTCACGGCGGTGGCGGTAAGGACATCATGGAAGGCGCCAGCGCTTTCGAGACCATCACCAAGACCCACGTGCGTTTCGGCACCACCTCGCTGCTGGCCACCACCATGACCGCGCCGAGTGCCGAGATTTCCAGCGTACTCAAGGCCGTCGGCGAGTTCTGCGAACAGCGCCCGGCCAACAGCGCCCGGGTCCTCGGCGTACACCTCGAAGGCCCCTACATCAACCCCGGCAAACTGGGCGCGCAACCGAACTTCGCCCACACCGCACTGATGGCCGAAGTCGAAGAATATCTGGCGCTGGCGCCGATCCGGGTGATCACCATCGCCCCGGAAATCGCCGGCCACGACGGTTTGATCCGTGAACTCAGCAGCCGCGGTATCCGCATGCAGATCGGCCACACCCTCGGCAGTTACGAAGAAGGCGTCGCCGCCCTCGACGCCGGCGCTACCAGCTTCACCCATCTCTATAACGCCATGAGCCCGCTGCATCACCGCGAACCGGGCATCGTCGGCGCGGCACTGGCCCACGCCAAGTACGCCGAGCTGATTCCGGACTTGCTCCACGTCCACCCCGGCGCCATCCGCGTGGCTCTGCGCTCGATCCCGTGCCTGTATTGCGTCACCGATTCGACCGCTGCCGCCGGCATGCCCGACGGTGAATACAAGCTCGGCAGCCACACCGTGACCAAATGCCTGGGCGGCGTGCGCCTGCCCGACGGCACGCTGGCCGGCAGCACGCTGACCATGGATCAGGCCCTGCGCAATCTGGTGAAGATCGGTTTGCCGATTGCCGAGGCTTCGCAACGTCTTTCGCAATTCCCCGCCGACTACCTCGGCATCACCGAACGCGGGCGCCTTGAACCCGGCGCCTGGGCCGACTGCGTGCGGCTCGACCGCTCACTCACACTGACCACCGTCATGGTCGAAGGAGAAGACATTGACTTCAAAAATGCTTGAAGAGGCGCTGTCCTCGTTCGAGGCCGTGCAGGCCCAACTGCAACAACTCGACCCGCAACTGATCGAGATCGCCGGGCGCCTGCGCCGTCAGCCGCCGCAAGTGGCGATGACTGTGGCCCGTGGCAGCTCTGATCACGCGGCGAGCTACTTCGCCTACCTGACCATGCAGCAACTGGGCGTGCCGGTAGCGTCGTTGCCGATGTCGGTGGTGACCATGCAGCAGGCGCCGTTGAAGGTCAGCGGTCAGGTCGCTTTTGCCTTCTCGCAGTCGGGTCAGAGCCCGGATCTGGTCAACAGTCTGCGCCTGCTGCGCAAGCGCGGGGCGCTGAGCGTTTCCATGGTTAACGCCGCAGATTCGCCCCTGGAAGCCGCGTGTGAATTCAGCGTGCCGCTGCTCGCCGGCACCGAAAGCAGCGTCGCCGCGACCAAGAGTTTCATCGCCACCCTCAGCGCCAGCGCACGCTTGATCGCGCACTGGAAAGAGGACAACGAATTGCTCGAGGCGCACAACGCCCTGCCCGAAGGCTTGCGTGCAGCAGCGCAACAGGACTGGAGCGCGGCCATTGAGGCCCTGCGCGATTGCGAACGCTTGATGGTCATCGGCCGTGGCGCCGGTTTTGCCATCGCTCAGGAAGCGGCGTTGAAGTTCAAGGAAACCTCGGCGATCCAGGCGGAAGCCTTCAGCAGCGCCGAAGTCCGTCACGGCCCGATGGCGTTGATCGACGAACACTATCCGCTGCTGGTCTTCGCACCACGCGGCGCCGAACAGGCCGGCCTGTTGAGTCTGGCGGCGGAAATGCGTCAACGCGGCGCCCGCGTCTTGCTGGCCGCACCGGACGATGTGAGCGAACGCGATCTGACCCTGAGCCGCGCCGAGCACCCGGCCCTCGATCCGATTCTGGCGATCCAGAGCTTCTACGTGATGGCTGCAGGCCTGGCCGTGGCCCGAGGCATGGACCCAGATCAACCGCGCCACCTGAGCAAAGTGACGCGTACGCACTGATAACCAAAACGGACGACGAATCCCCCTGTAGGAGCTGCCGAAGGCTGCGATCTTTTGATCTGGTTTTTATGGATCAAGATCAACAGATCGCAGCCTTCGGCAGCTCCTACAGGGCTCAGCGAAACCGTGAGATCGCGATGCAGGCATTCAGCAACACCGTGGAATCGCGACATTCCGAACTACTGATGAGACCGAGCCATGCACAACAACAATAAAGAGCTGACCCTCAGCGCCCCGCTCAGCGGCCCGGTGCTCACGCTCGCCAAAGTCCCGGACGCGGTGTTCGCCAGCGGTGCGATGGGCGATGGCATTGCTATCGATCCACTCAACGACACCCTGTATTCGCCATGCGCCGGGGTGATCATTCACGTCGCCCGCACCGGCCACGCCCTCACCGTGCGCGCCGACAATGGCGCAGAAATCCTTCTGCACCTGGGCCTCGACACCGTTGAGCTGAACGGCGAAGGCTTCTCGATGCTGGTCAAGGAAGGTACGCGAGTCAGCAAGGGGCAGCCGCTGTTGCGCTATGACCTGGACAAGGTCGGCCAGCAGTGCAAAAGCCTGGTCAGCCTGTTGATCCTGACCAACAGCGAGGATTTTCAGGTGCGACCAATCACCCTGAAACCGGTGAAAGTCGGCGAGCCGTTGTTGCACATTGTGGCGCGCAACGCTTCTGCGGCGAATGCAGAAGAAATCGCCGGGCCTGAGGTTAACGGTCATGTGCTGGTTGCGCATCGAGGCGGTTTGCATGCGCGCCCCGCCGCATTGATTCGTCAGACGGCGCAAGGTTTCAAAAGCC from Pseudomonas baetica includes the following:
- a CDS encoding NUDIX hydrolase encodes the protein MKFCSQCGNPVTQRIPEGDSRLRFVCDSCQTIHYQNPNIVAGCVATWGTKVLLCRRAIEPRLGYWTLPAGFMENGETIEQAATRETAEEACARVRNLSIYTLIDVPHISQVHVFFRAELVDLDFAAGPESLEVQLFDEADIPWDELAFRTVGRTLECFFADRRIETYPVRSESIPPLVQPVII
- a CDS encoding L,D-transpeptidase family protein yields the protein MRWLLALFCLSFVTVSQASFVTTVTPSKTPLIEKVLVLKSAHQLQLIVDGKPLKTYRISLGKGAKKGPKLIEGDKRTPEGFYWIDWRKVSEKFNLAMHISYPNISDSARARREGVEPGGMIMIHGTPDTEDTPEDLFHTLDWTDGCIAMRNMDMREVWGLVPDGTMIEIRP
- a CDS encoding GntR family transcriptional regulator, with the protein product MNDFNVLRPDDSQPTPLYLQLARNLEAAIHAGQWKAEQAMPSERNLSEQLGISRVTARKALEVLLDQGLIRRLQGSGTFITPRLEQPLSRLSGFSEMLRLKGFVPSSQWLEREITLPTHEELIRLSLSPNDKVARMKRLRKADDTVMAIEMSTLPASIMPKPQAVSDSLYEYLDGIGKPIVRALQHIQAINASDEFAALVGIAPGTAMLLMTRVGYLEDNTPIEVTDTYCRNDYYDFVAELRR
- the nagA gene encoding N-acetylglucosamine-6-phosphate deacetylase, with the protein product MSEDNILTAQGWVRGRLIHEHGKVVSIEGVPCDPADNDLPYLLPGFIDLHVHGGGGKDIMEGASAFETITKTHVRFGTTSLLATTMTAPSAEISSVLKAVGEFCEQRPANSARVLGVHLEGPYINPGKLGAQPNFAHTALMAEVEEYLALAPIRVITIAPEIAGHDGLIRELSSRGIRMQIGHTLGSYEEGVAALDAGATSFTHLYNAMSPLHHREPGIVGAALAHAKYAELIPDLLHVHPGAIRVALRSIPCLYCVTDSTAAAGMPDGEYKLGSHTVTKCLGGVRLPDGTLAGSTLTMDQALRNLVKIGLPIAEASQRLSQFPADYLGITERGRLEPGAWADCVRLDRSLTLTTVMVEGEDIDFKNA
- a CDS encoding SIS domain-containing protein encodes the protein MTSKMLEEALSSFEAVQAQLQQLDPQLIEIAGRLRRQPPQVAMTVARGSSDHAASYFAYLTMQQLGVPVASLPMSVVTMQQAPLKVSGQVAFAFSQSGQSPDLVNSLRLLRKRGALSVSMVNAADSPLEAACEFSVPLLAGTESSVAATKSFIATLSASARLIAHWKEDNELLEAHNALPEGLRAAAQQDWSAAIEALRDCERLMVIGRGAGFAIAQEAALKFKETSAIQAEAFSSAEVRHGPMALIDEHYPLLVFAPRGAEQAGLLSLAAEMRQRGARVLLAAPDDVSERDLTLSRAEHPALDPILAIQSFYVMAAGLAVARGMDPDQPRHLSKVTRTH